One window of the Desmospora profundinema genome contains the following:
- a CDS encoding phosphotransferase family protein — MSEETIPVRSGEDFDRDRLLRYLLQNLEGLPKGPLEVRQFPSGASNLTYLIRIGDWEAVLRRPPLGPLPPKAHDMAREATLLEKLHPVYPLAPRPYLLCSDTEVLGSTFYVMERRRGVVLDRDFPAGVHVTETLCRCISEMMVETLTHLHALDWRGAGLESFGRPQGFLERQVKGWIRRYEKAKTDDIPHVDPLIRWLTDHIPVSPEPTIIHNDFKLNNLLLDPEDLSVPVAVVDWEMTTVGDPLLDLAVSLSYWMNADDPEELRGILPSVTQHPGFISKEQLLERYAVQSGRDLSAIHFYMTFAYFKMAVIIQQIYARWKKGQTQDPRFASFGERVRGLIRYTSEYAQAKRI; from the coding sequence ATGTCAGAGGAGACGATTCCCGTACGCAGCGGGGAAGATTTTGACCGAGACCGGTTGTTGCGCTACTTGCTGCAGAACCTGGAGGGGTTGCCGAAGGGGCCTTTGGAGGTGCGCCAATTTCCCTCGGGAGCCTCCAACCTGACGTATCTCATCCGAATCGGTGACTGGGAAGCGGTGTTGCGCCGTCCGCCTCTCGGGCCTTTGCCTCCAAAAGCCCATGATATGGCCCGGGAGGCGACTTTGCTGGAAAAGTTGCACCCCGTCTACCCGCTGGCACCCCGGCCTTATCTGCTCTGTTCGGATACCGAGGTGCTGGGCTCCACCTTTTATGTAATGGAACGGAGAAGAGGAGTGGTATTGGACAGGGATTTCCCTGCTGGTGTCCACGTGACCGAGACGCTTTGTCGGTGCATATCGGAGATGATGGTGGAGACGTTGACTCATCTGCATGCCCTAGACTGGAGGGGAGCCGGGCTGGAATCATTCGGCCGGCCACAGGGATTTTTAGAGCGGCAGGTGAAGGGATGGATCCGACGCTATGAAAAGGCGAAAACCGACGACATTCCTCATGTGGATCCGTTGATCCGTTGGTTGACCGATCACATTCCTGTGAGCCCGGAACCCACGATTATTCACAACGATTTTAAGTTAAACAATCTGTTGTTGGATCCGGAAGACCTGAGTGTGCCGGTGGCGGTGGTGGATTGGGAGATGACGACAGTCGGTGATCCATTACTCGATCTGGCTGTCAGCCTAAGTTACTGGATGAATGCGGATGACCCGGAGGAGTTGCGGGGTATCCTGCCCTCAGTAACCCAACATCCCGGATTTATCTCCAAGGAGCAGCTTTTGGAGAGATACGCGGTCCAAAGCGGCCGGGACCTATCGGCCATTCACTTTTACATGACCTTCGCCTATTTCAAAATGGCGGTCATTATCCAGCAGATTTACGCACGATGGAAAAAAGGACAAACCCAGGATCCGCGATTTGCATCCTTTGGCGAACGTGTACGCGGTCTCATCCGATATACCTCCGAGTATGCCCAGGCGAAACGGATTTAG
- the fabG gene encoding 3-oxoacyl-ACP reductase FabG — MARLTGRVAWITGGSRGIGKGIAKRFAEEGASVCLADVDEKALQETEKEFQEQGWEVMTCVTDVTDRGQVENTVDAIVEKWGRLDILVNNAGIIRDNLLFKMTDDEWQQVLDVHLTGSFLCSRAVQKQMVEQQYGRMINLSSTSALGNRGQANYAAVKAGLQGFTKTLAIELGKFGITCNAIAPGLIETDMTRATAARIGIDFDRFVEAAQKEIPVGRTGKPEDIAHAALFFASEESSFVNGQVLYVAGGPKA, encoded by the coding sequence ATGGCTCGATTGACAGGAAGGGTTGCTTGGATAACCGGTGGCAGCAGAGGGATCGGCAAAGGGATTGCCAAGCGGTTTGCCGAAGAAGGTGCCAGCGTGTGCCTGGCTGATGTCGATGAGAAAGCGTTGCAGGAGACGGAGAAAGAATTCCAAGAGCAGGGCTGGGAAGTGATGACTTGTGTGACGGATGTGACCGACCGGGGTCAAGTGGAGAACACCGTCGACGCCATTGTGGAAAAATGGGGCCGGTTGGATATTCTCGTCAACAATGCGGGAATCATTCGCGACAATCTGCTCTTTAAAATGACAGATGACGAATGGCAACAAGTGTTGGACGTTCATCTGACAGGCTCCTTTTTATGCAGCCGTGCCGTACAAAAACAGATGGTGGAACAACAATACGGGCGCATGATCAATCTATCTTCGACATCGGCCCTCGGCAATCGCGGGCAGGCCAATTATGCGGCAGTAAAAGCGGGCTTACAGGGTTTTACCAAGACGTTGGCGATCGAGTTGGGGAAATTCGGGATCACCTGCAATGCGATCGCTCCGGGATTGATTGAAACCGACATGACCCGGGCGACCGCGGCCAGGATCGGGATTGATTTTGACCGCTTTGTCGAAGCGGCTCAAAAGGAAATTCCCGTCGGACGTACCGGAAAACCAGAAGATATTGCCCATGCAGCTCTGTTCTTCGCTTCTGAGGAATCCTCCTTTGTAAACGGACAAGTACTCTATGTCGCCGGTGGTCCAAAAGCATGA
- a CDS encoding MaoC/PaaZ C-terminal domain-containing protein, translating to MTEPLSVHWETGDRLKSITLPPVTRMELIQYAGVSGDFNPIHTIDEEAEKAGLPGVIAHGMLTMAKISRYFSRYLENGWLQHFHTRFDGMVFVGDVLTIDGSVVGKEERDTETVYRFEVFVRNQKGKRVASGELALLV from the coding sequence ATGACAGAGCCGCTGTCCGTCCATTGGGAAACAGGGGATCGACTGAAATCCATTACTCTTCCGCCAGTGACCCGGATGGAACTGATCCAATACGCGGGAGTGTCGGGTGACTTCAATCCGATTCACACCATCGACGAAGAGGCCGAAAAAGCGGGGTTGCCCGGGGTGATCGCCCACGGAATGCTCACAATGGCCAAAATTTCGCGATATTTCTCCCGCTATCTGGAAAATGGTTGGTTGCAACACTTTCACACTCGGTTTGACGGTATGGTGTTTGTTGGCGATGTGCTTACGATTGACGGCAGTGTGGTCGGTAAAGAAGAACGGGATACAGAAACCGTTTACCGGTTTGAGGTGTTTGTGCGCAATCAAAAAGGAAAGAGAGTCGCCAGTGGGGAACTTGCATTGCTGGTGTGA
- the sbnA gene encoding 2,3-diaminopropionate biosynthesis protein SbnA, whose protein sequence is MIYSSILDCIGRTPLVYLNRLFSERDKEVIARLEFLNPGGSVKDRPAKYIVEKGLKTGTIGLGSHLIESTSGNLGIALAMVCRVYGLTFTSVVDPKISKTNLKILKALGANIDMVEERDDQGGYLKTRIRRVHELMETIPNSVWIRQYANELNWKAHYIGADELIHKLDGPIDFLFAAVSTTGTIHGVGRRMKNQFPHLKIVAVDAVGSVIFGHPPKNRELPGIGATRVPELCCPEEIDEVIHISDYESAKGCRELVEKEGIFAGGSSGAVISAIQKKLPTLPNGSRVLTLLPDRGDRYLDLVYSDEWMMKFLEEVK, encoded by the coding sequence ATGATCTATTCATCCATTTTGGATTGCATTGGGAGAACACCGTTGGTTTATCTGAATCGACTATTTTCGGAAAGGGATAAAGAGGTAATCGCCAGGCTGGAGTTTCTAAATCCCGGAGGGAGTGTGAAAGACCGTCCGGCAAAATATATTGTAGAAAAGGGATTAAAAACAGGGACTATTGGGTTGGGATCTCATCTTATTGAAAGCACATCGGGAAATCTGGGAATTGCGTTAGCGATGGTTTGCCGGGTCTACGGGTTAACTTTTACCAGTGTAGTCGATCCTAAGATATCGAAAACCAATTTGAAAATACTGAAGGCATTGGGTGCCAATATCGATATGGTGGAAGAAAGAGATGATCAAGGAGGCTATTTAAAAACGCGAATCCGCCGTGTCCATGAATTGATGGAAACGATACCGAATAGTGTTTGGATCAGACAATATGCCAACGAACTGAATTGGAAAGCACATTATATCGGGGCGGATGAGCTCATACATAAATTGGATGGCCCCATCGACTTCCTCTTCGCAGCAGTAAGCACGACAGGGACTATCCATGGTGTGGGCCGACGAATGAAAAACCAATTTCCCCATTTGAAAATCGTGGCCGTGGATGCGGTTGGTTCCGTTATATTTGGACATCCGCCAAAAAATCGCGAACTTCCCGGTATTGGTGCCACTCGGGTTCCCGAGTTATGTTGTCCGGAAGAAATAGATGAAGTGATCCATATCAGTGATTATGAATCAGCAAAAGGATGCCGGGAACTGGTTGAAAAGGAAGGGATTTTTGCAGGGGGATCATCAGGGGCAGTCATTTCCGCCATTCAAAAAAAATTGCCCACACTCCCCAACGGTTCTCGGGTGCTGACTCTCCTTCCGGATCGCGGAGATCGATACCTTGATTTGGTATATAGTGATGAATGGATGATGAAATTTTTAGAAGAAGTAAAATGA
- a CDS encoding TetR/AcrR family transcriptional regulator gives MDVKKKIIEKSIELFEMKGFSETSIQDVVEALGVTKGTFYYYFDSKEQLLMNIHRMYIDELLNLQKQIIENRGMNQKTKLFETVKLLITQIKVTGRSARVFFREMMHLKPESAGIIKQKRKKFRLNIQTIIESGIKNGEFKPNLQADLVTFAVLGMCNWSYNWFDPEGPVADEELVKAYIDTLLNGIAN, from the coding sequence GTGGATGTGAAAAAGAAGATCATTGAAAAAAGCATTGAATTATTTGAGATGAAAGGGTTCAGCGAAACATCGATTCAGGATGTGGTGGAAGCGCTGGGTGTAACCAAAGGGACTTTTTATTATTATTTTGATTCAAAAGAACAGTTGCTGATGAACATACATCGGATGTATATCGATGAACTCCTCAATCTCCAGAAACAAATCATCGAAAATCGAGGTATGAACCAGAAAACCAAACTATTTGAAACCGTTAAACTGCTGATTACACAAATCAAAGTAACGGGTCGTTCGGCACGGGTTTTCTTTCGCGAAATGATGCACCTAAAACCGGAAAGTGCGGGCATCATTAAACAGAAGAGAAAGAAGTTTCGGTTGAACATCCAAACGATTATTGAATCGGGAATAAAAAACGGAGAATTCAAGCCGAATTTGCAAGCGGATCTTGTCACTTTTGCCGTCCTGGGAATGTGTAATTGGAGTTACAACTGGTTTGATCCGGAGGGGCCAGTCGCAGATGAAGAGCTGGTAAAGGCGTATATCGACACCTTGTTGAATGGAATTGCCAATTAG
- a CDS encoding FAD/NAD(P)-binding protein: MKGRVIMNNELNICIVGMGSRGLTVLEQIIHQAPRYKTQFAAVFVHMVDPGKPGVGIHDTDQPEYFLLNTICSQLTAFSEPSSKEHLCFYQWSKQRYQSVRTIDPGDFLPRRWLGEYLSWSYEMLCQQAPDHLRMKHYQTEAVDIQSSRCGRERVILQDHTSILAEGVFLTTGHANIK, from the coding sequence ATGAAAGGCCGGGTGATTATGAACAACGAGCTAAACATTTGTATCGTTGGAATGGGATCAAGAGGATTAACGGTTTTGGAGCAGATCATCCATCAAGCCCCTCGATATAAAACTCAATTTGCTGCTGTTTTTGTACATATGGTTGATCCCGGAAAACCGGGAGTAGGGATTCATGATACGGATCAACCGGAATACTTCCTGCTGAATACCATTTGCAGTCAGCTGACAGCCTTTTCTGAACCATCCTCAAAAGAACACTTATGTTTCTATCAATGGTCTAAACAGCGGTATCAATCGGTCAGAACCATTGATCCAGGGGATTTCTTGCCGAGGCGATGGTTGGGAGAGTATTTGTCATGGAGTTATGAAATGCTGTGTCAACAGGCTCCTGACCACCTGCGAATGAAACATTATCAAACCGAAGCCGTCGATATTCAATCGAGCCGTTGTGGTCGTGAGAGAGTGATCCTCCAAGATCACACGTCCATTCTGGCAGAAGGTGTTTTTTTAACAACCGGACATGCCAACATCAAATAG
- a CDS encoding MetS family NSS transporter small subunit — protein sequence MNTSAWAMLIIGSLIICGGLAYFISIAVRSNKP from the coding sequence GTGAATACCTCGGCATGGGCGATGCTGATTATCGGGTCGTTGATCATTTGCGGGGGATTGGCATATTTTATCTCGATTGCGGTTCGGTCAAATAAGCCGTAG
- a CDS encoding SDR family oxidoreductase has protein sequence MSILDLFRLDGKTAIVTGGGRGLGRYMAEALADAGAKVVLCSRKLDACQQVKTEIEEKGGQALALACDVTCPEEVERVVTAAEETFGGVDIVINNSGATWGAPPEKMPLDKFERVMDVNVKGVFLMSQAAGKRMITQGKGGRIINIASVAGLVGGHPDYIQTVGYHSSKGAVITMTKDLATSWARYGIRVNAIAPGWFPSKMSRPLLEAFEEKMLSHIPMARFGRPEDIKGVAVFLASPAAAYMTGQVVVVDGGATAW, from the coding sequence TTGAGTATCCTGGATTTGTTTCGTCTGGATGGGAAAACGGCGATTGTCACCGGAGGGGGAAGGGGTCTGGGGCGGTATATGGCCGAAGCCTTGGCGGACGCCGGGGCAAAGGTTGTCTTGTGCTCCCGGAAGTTGGATGCATGTCAACAAGTAAAAACGGAAATTGAAGAAAAGGGGGGGCAAGCCCTGGCTCTGGCCTGTGACGTCACCTGTCCGGAAGAGGTGGAGCGGGTGGTGACGGCAGCAGAGGAGACTTTTGGCGGCGTGGATATTGTCATCAACAACAGTGGAGCCACTTGGGGGGCGCCCCCGGAAAAGATGCCGCTGGACAAGTTTGAGCGAGTGATGGATGTGAATGTAAAAGGAGTTTTCTTAATGTCGCAGGCAGCGGGAAAGCGGATGATCACCCAGGGAAAAGGAGGGCGGATCATCAATATCGCCTCCGTTGCCGGGCTGGTGGGCGGCCACCCCGATTACATTCAGACCGTCGGTTACCATTCCAGCAAAGGGGCCGTCATCACCATGACCAAGGATTTGGCCACCAGCTGGGCCCGTTACGGAATCCGGGTGAATGCGATTGCTCCCGGATGGTTTCCCAGCAAGATGTCCCGTCCCCTTTTGGAGGCGTTTGAGGAAAAGATGCTCTCCCACATTCCGATGGCGCGATTCGGCCGGCCGGAGGATATCAAGGGAGTCGCCGTCTTTTTGGCATCTCCTGCCGCCGCCTATATGACGGGGCAAGTAGTGGTGGTGGACGGCGGGGCTACGGCTTGGTAG
- a CDS encoding long-chain fatty acid--CoA ligase — MKGTMMDVSLTLPHLLERTGKLFPSTEIVSGMPDRSLHRYTYLDCYRRARSLAKALQKAGLKRGERVGTLMWNHYAHLEAYFGIPISGGVLHTLNLRLRPDEIAYIINHGGDRFLIVDDVLLPLLQQFQHQINVERIFVVPLTGQPIPDEYENYEGFISLAAEDFTYPTMEEDDAAGMCYTSGTTGKPKGVVYSHRSIVLHSLASAMADNLGVSRGDSVLPVVPMFHVNAWGMPFTATMVGAKQVLPGPHLDPKSLLDLMQTERVTMAAGVPTIWLGILQMLEKQPTQWDLYPGMRMVVGGSAAPESLIRGFDRHNLHVVHAWGMTETSPMGTVCNLKPHLAALPEEEQYRYRAKQGMPVPFLEARIMNENGEAPWDGATMGELQVRGPWVAQKYYESPGSQDAFTEDGWFRTGDVATIDPEGYMKITDRTKDLIKSGGEWISSVDLENALMAHPAVAEAAVIAAAHPKWQERPLAVVTCQEGAEVTPEELHAFLEPQFAKWWLPDGYVFVKEIPRTSAGKFLKARLRDQYTDWYQQKNEV; from the coding sequence ATGAAAGGTACGATGATGGATGTCTCTCTGACTTTGCCTCATCTCTTGGAACGGACGGGGAAGTTGTTTCCATCCACAGAGATTGTCTCTGGCATGCCGGACCGGTCGCTCCACCGTTATACGTATCTCGATTGTTACCGTAGAGCTCGCTCTTTGGCAAAGGCGCTGCAAAAAGCCGGTTTAAAGCGCGGGGAGCGGGTGGGAACCTTGATGTGGAATCACTATGCTCACTTGGAAGCCTATTTTGGGATACCGATTTCGGGCGGCGTTCTCCACACTCTGAATCTCCGACTACGCCCGGATGAAATCGCTTACATCATCAACCATGGCGGGGACCGATTCTTAATTGTGGATGATGTGTTGCTGCCCCTCCTCCAACAATTTCAACATCAAATCAACGTGGAACGAATTTTTGTGGTGCCCTTGACCGGGCAGCCGATTCCGGATGAATACGAAAATTATGAGGGTTTCATCTCGCTTGCGGCGGAGGATTTTACCTATCCAACGATGGAGGAAGACGATGCTGCCGGGATGTGTTATACCTCGGGAACCACCGGAAAACCGAAAGGGGTGGTCTATTCCCACCGATCCATCGTCCTTCACTCGTTGGCCTCTGCGATGGCGGACAATCTCGGAGTCTCCAGGGGGGATAGTGTCCTTCCGGTGGTGCCCATGTTTCATGTCAACGCCTGGGGAATGCCGTTTACCGCTACCATGGTGGGTGCAAAGCAGGTGTTGCCCGGACCCCACCTGGATCCAAAAAGCTTGTTGGATCTGATGCAGACAGAACGGGTGACCATGGCTGCCGGGGTTCCGACGATCTGGTTAGGTATTTTACAGATGCTGGAGAAACAACCGACGCAATGGGACCTTTATCCGGGCATGCGCATGGTGGTGGGGGGATCAGCCGCTCCTGAGTCGCTGATCCGAGGGTTTGATCGCCATAATCTGCATGTGGTTCATGCCTGGGGCATGACTGAGACATCCCCTATGGGTACGGTTTGTAACCTAAAGCCCCATTTGGCGGCGTTGCCGGAGGAGGAACAATACCGTTACCGGGCAAAACAGGGGATGCCGGTTCCTTTTTTGGAGGCGCGGATTATGAATGAGAACGGAGAAGCGCCCTGGGATGGCGCGACGATGGGGGAACTCCAGGTAAGGGGACCCTGGGTCGCCCAGAAGTATTATGAAAGTCCGGGATCGCAGGATGCTTTTACGGAAGACGGCTGGTTTCGCACCGGGGATGTGGCGACGATCGATCCCGAAGGATATATGAAGATCACGGACAGGACCAAGGATCTGATCAAATCCGGCGGCGAGTGGATCAGTTCCGTCGATTTGGAGAACGCTCTGATGGCCCATCCGGCAGTGGCGGAGGCTGCCGTTATTGCAGCCGCTCACCCAAAGTGGCAGGAACGACCCCTGGCTGTCGTAACATGCCAGGAAGGAGCAGAAGTAACACCGGAAGAGCTTCATGCTTTTTTGGAACCCCAGTTCGCAAAGTGGTGGCTGCCCGATGGCTATGTTTTCGTCAAGGAAATTCCCCGCACATCCGCAGGAAAATTCCTGAAAGCCCGTTTACGCGATCAATATACGGATTGGTATCAGCAGAAAAATGAAGTCTGA
- a CDS encoding ParB N-terminal domain-containing protein: MDILSSILIVSPERVINHEEHEPSRLQKISEVIQKENVLRHPILVTPISKDKYMTLDGTHRLESLKQLGCKYIPIQVVTQGDLKVDTWDHVVKNGKWLDDLVSECSTNPVELDEESPICIFKTDDGESIPVYYKTGEESMIGRLNFWRTIVENYSVDHAIERLPAHALSKPAQGKVLVRHYRLSLDEIVGILSMKETVPSGITRFVVSGRLLNICIPLDLLFSEVFPFHEWNKFKVECDKKLRFYSESIYLCE; the protein is encoded by the coding sequence ATGGATATTCTTTCTTCCATTTTGATTGTTTCTCCGGAACGGGTTATAAATCACGAAGAGCATGAGCCTTCACGATTACAAAAGATAAGTGAAGTGATACAAAAAGAGAATGTGTTGCGTCATCCCATATTGGTGACACCCATTTCCAAGGACAAATATATGACACTGGATGGAACTCACAGGCTGGAGTCATTGAAACAGCTGGGGTGCAAGTATATTCCGATCCAAGTGGTAACACAGGGTGACCTCAAAGTGGATACCTGGGACCATGTTGTTAAAAACGGAAAGTGGTTGGATGATTTGGTAAGCGAGTGTTCTACTAATCCGGTTGAATTAGATGAGGAATCGCCTATTTGCATATTCAAAACCGATGATGGAGAATCCATTCCCGTCTATTACAAGACTGGAGAGGAGAGCATGATCGGCAGATTAAACTTCTGGAGAACCATAGTGGAAAACTACTCTGTCGATCATGCCATTGAACGATTACCTGCTCATGCCCTGTCCAAACCTGCACAGGGGAAAGTGCTGGTGCGTCATTATCGGCTGTCATTGGATGAGATCGTCGGGATCTTGTCCATGAAAGAAACGGTGCCTAGCGGGATTACCCGATTTGTCGTGAGTGGCAGACTATTAAATATATGCATACCATTGGACTTGCTGTTTTCTGAAGTTTTCCCGTTTCACGAATGGAATAAATTTAAAGTGGAATGCGATAAGAAATTGAGATTTTACTCAGAAAGCATCTATCTCTGCGAGTAA
- a CDS encoding NADPH:quinone oxidoreductase family protein, with product MRTWQVQALANPSEALQRVELPKPTPDVGEVLIHVEAAALNFFDILLCQGKYQEKPSLPFTPGAEISGTVAAVGKGGSLKAGQRVVATPPLPSGGFAEWVSVPEDHVYPIPDSIPWSEAASMFITYQTAYYALHRCAKIQPGEVLLVHAGAGGVGSAAIQLGVAAGARVIATAGGAEKVNICKELGAEAVIDYREDDFVPIVKNVTEGRGADVVVDSVGGDTFDRSRKCIAFEGRLLVIGFAGGRIADAPTNHALVKNYSVVGVHWGLFRRLMPERVVKAHRELMKLYEQGVIRPLVYKEYSFDDLPQALNDLAQRKTWGKLLVKL from the coding sequence ATGCGGACGTGGCAGGTTCAAGCGCTGGCGAATCCGAGCGAGGCGTTGCAACGGGTGGAATTGCCGAAACCCACTCCGGATGTGGGAGAAGTGTTAATCCATGTGGAAGCGGCCGCATTAAATTTCTTTGATATCCTGCTCTGCCAGGGAAAGTATCAAGAAAAGCCTTCGTTACCGTTTACGCCGGGTGCGGAGATTTCCGGGACGGTGGCGGCGGTTGGGAAAGGGGGTTCTCTAAAAGCGGGACAGCGGGTGGTGGCGACACCGCCATTGCCGAGTGGCGGTTTTGCCGAATGGGTCTCTGTACCGGAAGATCATGTTTATCCGATTCCCGATTCGATACCCTGGAGTGAGGCGGCATCGATGTTTATCACCTACCAGACGGCTTACTATGCTCTCCATCGTTGCGCCAAGATACAACCAGGTGAAGTGCTGTTGGTTCATGCCGGGGCCGGAGGGGTGGGGTCTGCGGCGATTCAATTAGGGGTTGCGGCAGGGGCGCGTGTCATCGCCACCGCGGGTGGCGCGGAAAAAGTGAACATATGCAAAGAATTGGGTGCTGAGGCGGTGATTGATTATCGGGAAGATGATTTTGTACCGATCGTGAAAAATGTGACGGAAGGGCGTGGTGCCGATGTGGTTGTGGATTCGGTGGGCGGTGATACCTTTGATCGTTCCCGAAAGTGCATCGCATTTGAAGGGCGGTTGCTCGTCATCGGATTTGCAGGGGGGCGGATCGCGGATGCACCGACCAACCACGCCTTGGTTAAGAATTATTCAGTGGTTGGGGTTCATTGGGGACTGTTCCGCCGGCTGATGCCGGAACGGGTAGTAAAAGCCCATCGTGAGCTGATGAAATTGTATGAACAGGGTGTCATTCGCCCGTTGGTTTATAAGGAATATTCATTTGATGATTTGCCGCAAGCCCTGAATGATTTGGCACAGCGGAAAACCTGGGGGAAGCTGCTTGTTAAGCTGTAA
- a CDS encoding MaoC family dehydratase N-terminal domain-containing protein has protein sequence MWTHHIGSCSKGERNVVEEGAVRKFVEAIGDFSPLYLDEVKAKNSRYGKRIAPPTFPITFRYGSIEGLPLPESGLIHGDQRFEYQRPLFVGEEVLCSLMLKDAFEKKGKSGSLHFLVFDRIGKDPDGGHIFTACSTVIVTEAVRKEGSA, from the coding sequence ATGTGGACCCATCATATCGGAAGCTGTTCCAAAGGCGAGCGTAACGTTGTGGAAGAGGGGGCAGTCCGCAAATTCGTCGAGGCGATCGGTGACTTTTCCCCGCTCTACCTGGATGAGGTGAAGGCGAAAAACAGCCGGTATGGAAAACGGATTGCACCGCCTACATTTCCCATCACTTTCCGCTACGGTTCGATTGAGGGGCTTCCATTGCCGGAAAGCGGGTTGATTCACGGAGATCAGCGCTTTGAATACCAGCGGCCGTTGTTTGTCGGTGAAGAGGTGTTGTGTTCCCTCATGCTGAAAGATGCGTTTGAAAAAAAAGGGAAAAGCGGGTCCTTACATTTCCTCGTTTTCGATCGGATCGGGAAGGATCCGGATGGCGGGCATATTTTTACCGCCTGTTCCACCGTCATTGTGACGGAAGCAGTCCGAAAGGAGGGGAGTGCATGA
- a CDS encoding SDR family NAD(P)-dependent oxidoreductase — protein sequence MSLSNKVAIITGGGSGIGRATAHRFAREGAKVVVADVNPESGERTAAVIKEQGGEAACMVVDTSSAQSVESLVRQTVGRYGKLDIMFNNAGISNERHSVIDMPVEEYHRTVAVNQHGVFYGIKAAGNAMKETGGVIINTASIYGWLADHHCFPYHASKGAVVMMTKSAAFDLARFNIRVVGIAPGLIDTGIVSEWRERPDVWNKIQKAQMRGRAGTPEEVANVVVFLASDQASFLNGHVFGVDDGAASFKR from the coding sequence ATGAGTCTGTCGAATAAAGTGGCGATCATAACCGGGGGTGGAAGCGGCATTGGCCGTGCGACAGCACATCGATTTGCCCGAGAAGGGGCAAAAGTGGTGGTTGCCGATGTGAATCCGGAATCCGGAGAAAGGACAGCCGCCGTAATTAAAGAACAGGGAGGGGAAGCCGCATGTATGGTTGTGGATACCTCTTCCGCTCAAAGCGTGGAGTCGCTTGTCCGACAAACAGTGGGGCGGTACGGAAAATTGGACATTATGTTCAATAATGCAGGCATATCAAATGAACGACATAGTGTGATCGATATGCCGGTTGAAGAATATCACCGAACGGTGGCGGTTAACCAACACGGGGTTTTTTACGGGATTAAAGCGGCGGGAAATGCGATGAAAGAAACAGGAGGCGTCATCATTAACACCGCCTCCATCTATGGCTGGCTGGCGGATCATCACTGCTTTCCTTACCACGCCAGTAAAGGGGCCGTTGTGATGATGACAAAATCGGCGGCATTCGATTTGGCTCGTTTTAACATCCGGGTGGTCGGAATTGCTCCCGGTTTGATCGATACCGGCATTGTAAGCGAGTGGAGGGAGAGGCCGGATGTTTGGAACAAGATACAAAAGGCACAGATGAGAGGCCGGGCAGGAACTCCGGAAGAAGTGGCCAATGTGGTAGTTTTTCTGGCCAGTGATCAGGCCTCCTTTTTAAACGGCCATGTTTTTGGTGTGGATGACGGAGCGGCTTCATTTAAGCGTTAA